A genomic window from Lotus japonicus ecotype B-129 chromosome 1, LjGifu_v1.2 includes:
- the LOC130730643 gene encoding remorin 4.2-like, whose protein sequence is MLSDHLIASTSHEAEDHDQEEYQEIREIHALTPPRPPPPPTHNHRSSSLSVASTTSSENFTSMSREFSALVIAGSSVDHNNMSISPMMNNQDNYEGGGSNNNNNNFNNNNNLGRIREEDLLEETNPLAIVADNYPLDPVPSPPPPPGMTGGGSGGGGARASGGEQVSVERVKKEEVEAKILAWQNAKVAKLNNRFKREDAVIKGWESEQVQKANSWMKKIERKLEEKRARAMEKTQNKIAKARRKSEEKRASAEAKRGTKVARVLEIANLMKAVGRPPAKKSFF, encoded by the exons ATGTTGAGTGATCATCTAATTGCCTCCACCAGTCATGAAGCAGAGGATCATGACCAAGAAGAATACCAAGAAATCAGGGAAATACATGCCTTGACACCGCCGCGTCCTCCGCCACCACCAACACACAACCACCGTTCATCTTCTCTGTCCGTGGCTAGCACCACTTCGAGCGAGAACTTCACAAGCATGAGCAGAGAGTTCAGTGCTCTGGTTATAGCAGGGTCAAGTGTTGACCACAACAACATGAGTATTAGTCCTATGATGAACAACCAGGACAATTATGAAGGTGGaggcagcaacaacaacaataacaacttcaacaataacaacaacttGGGGAGGATTAGAGAAGAGGACTTGTTGGAAGAAACCAACCCTTTGGCGATCGTGGCAGATAACTACCCACTAGACCCggttccatcaccaccgccaccaccaggAATGaccggtggtggtagtggtggtggtggtgcccgTGCTAGTGGTGGTGAACAAGTGTCGGTGGAGAGGGTGAAGAAGGAAGAGGTTGAGGCAAAGATATTAGCATGGCAGAACGCTAAAGTTGCTAAGCTTAATAACAGGTTCAAGAGGGAAGATGCTGTGATCAAAGGGTGGGAGAGTGAGCAGGTTCAGAAAGCAAATTCATGGATGAAGAAAATTGAG AGGAAGCTGGAGGAGAAAAGAGCAAGAGCAATGGAGAAAACACAAAACAAGATAGCAAAAGCTAGAAGAAAATCAGAGGAGAAAAGGGCATCAGCAGAGGCAAAAAGGGGAACCAAAGTGGCCAGGGTTCTTGAGATTGCTAATCTTATGAAAGCAGTTGGAAGGCCTCCTGCTAAAAAATCCTTCTTTTAA